In Octopus bimaculoides isolate UCB-OBI-ISO-001 chromosome 21, ASM119413v2, whole genome shotgun sequence, a single window of DNA contains:
- the LOC106879553 gene encoding metabotropic glutamate receptor 5, which produces MEEAAGGISIKLYSPSISYFDHHFLNLKPYNNSRNPWFQEFWQEKFQCYLEGSERKPDYTEPCTGKEVMEDFEQDPKLGFVRKAVYTMAYALHAMQQNLCHGKPGMCEAMINIQGTTYFKYLMNTSFTSYFGEEVHFDESGDPPGRYDIMNFQQFESDGEENATYAYVKVGSWNNGRLEMNDSNIFWPSVGRGITKVIESVCSKPCQKGFIKKTHAGRTTCCWTCTQCEPNEILLDESRCKACSKGWWPNANLTACRMIRIEHMNWHFTEAIIAIAMACIGILTTCFVGVVFIRYNDTPVVKASTRELSYIILGGIIFALTSNFVLVAKPTIVSCYFTRIIPGLSFACIYGALVTKTNRIARILEGSKKIMTKKPRFMSASAQVVITCLLIGIESTIITVMLVIEPADSTFYYPTEKRVILLCNTSPAGTIVPLGFDLFLIMMCTLYAVKTRNLPENFNEAKFIGFTMYTTCVIWLGFLPIYFESESKVFTMCVSVSLSAIVALVLLFFPKVYIIIYCPEKNTRSAFTTSKDVRCHIGNTGRSFSSSDSLDGYRDMLTKRRQRSLIDRWKTRGLQKRGQTPSPNPSLMGRISSNPSTQGYLKQDGVRSHSFPKLNPSSQTYSWKDRVAAAPDTRDTEPPNNMTISKYANPMDESQPKSNILRKRSSHIQDTGCQTDAEILGMLLAFLRNHIGGISDAESGEKSFFSGLNDKMVTFSTNDAICNQESMSTNRHYSITPLPLSESPKGACIDCIPGNTLASEKSPLLSADDDADTLSLGDTNLESGKEFSFSSSLREFPFMLKRRQKAKHAHNESDVSEMSWMAQSSGQESIQSTPDNCLFPSVSESPNLLNAADRKSVLTPQSSYESRDNDKSCNGYEPLVVTVSVTPSTSAAAAALAAGMATGVRETAAKVGGGAAALDKPLHTAPHASSSASSSAAAAAAMAGSVANTNAALKWSWVEQL; this is translated from the exons GTAAAGAAGTAATGGAAgattttgaacaagatccgaagCTTGGTTTTGTGAGGAAGGCCGTGTACACCATGGCGTATGCCCTTCATGCCATGCAGCAGAACCTGTGCCATGGAAAACCTGGAATGTGTGAAGCGATGATAAACATCCAGGGAACCACATACTTCAAATATCTCATGAACACATCCTTTACCAGTTATTTTGGAGAGGAGGTGCACTTTGACGAGAGCGGTGACCCGCCAGGGAG ATATGATATCATGAACTTCCAACAATTCGAAAGTGACGGCGAAGAAAATGCCACCTATGCCTACGTGAAGGTTGGGTCCTGGAATAATGGCCGTCTTGAGATGAACGATAGTAATATCTTCTGGCCTTCCGTTGGTCGAGGAATTACCAAAGTTATCGAATCAGTGTGCAGTAAACCGTGTCAGAAAGGTTTCATCAAG aAAACCCATGCGGGAAGAACGACCTGCTGCTGGACCTGTACTCAATGTGAACCGAACGAAATACTTCTGGATGAATCTCGTTGCAAAGCCTGTAGTAAAGGCTGGTGGCCGAACGCTAACCTCACAG CCTGCCGCATGATAAGGATCGAACACATGAACTGGCATTTCACAGAGGCTATCATCGCCATTGCTATGGCCTGCATCGGAATCTTAACGACCTGTTTCGTCGGTGTAGTATTCATCCGTTACAACGACACCCCAGTAGTGAAGGCATCCACCCGAGAACTCAGTTACATTATACTGGGTGGGATTATCTTTGCACTGACCTCAAACTTTGTGCTAGTTGCCAAACCGACAATCGTCAGCTGTTATTTCACACGTATCATACCCGGCCTATCTTTCGCCTGTATTTACGGAGCCCTAGTCACGAAAACTAACCGAATTGCCCGCATTTTGGAAGGCAGCAAAAAAATTATGACCAAGAAACCCCGTTTCATGAGTGCTTCGGCTCAGGTTGTTATTACATGTCTGTTAATCGGAATCGAATCAACTATTATAACAGTAATGCTGGTTATTGAACCGGCTGACTCTACATTTTACTATCCAACCGAAAAACGCGTCATCCTTCTCTGTAATACCAGTCCCGCTGGCACAATAGTACCTCTAGGATTCGATCTGTTTTTAATAATGATGTGTACGTTATACGCCGTAAAGACTCGTAACTTGCCGGAAAACTTCAACGAAGCCAAATTCATTGGATTTACAATGTATACGACTTGTGTGATCTGGCTTGGTTTCTTGCCCATTTATTTCGAGAGTGAGAGCAAAGTATTCACCATGTGTGTGTCCGTCAGTCTTTCAGCAATTGTCGCCCTTGTGCTGCTCTTCTTCCCCAAAGTCTACATCATCATCTACTGCCCGGAGAAAAACACGCGCAGTGCGTTCACAACGTCTAAAGATGTCAGATGTCATATTGGAAACACGGGTAGATCCTTTAGTTCGAGTGACAGTCTCGATGGCTACAG GGACATGCTGACGAAAAGACGTCAACGGAGTCTCATAGATCGATGGAAAACGCGAGGCCTACAGAAACGTGGCCAAACACCGAGTCCCAATCCTTCCCTCATGGGTCGCATATCATCAAACCCTTCAACACAGGGCTATTTGAAACAAGATGGTGTCCGATCTCATTCCTTCCCAAAGCTCAACCCGTCATCTCAGACGTATTCTTGGAAAGACCGAGTGGCAGCGGCCCCCGACACGCGCGATACTGAACCTCCTAACAATATGACAATCTCGAAGTATGCGAACCCCATGGACGAGTCGCAGCCGAAAAGTAACATTCTTCGCAAGCGTTCGAGTCACATACAAGACACAGGTTGCCAAACTGATGCCGAGATCCTGGGAATGCTATTAGCTTTTCTAAGGAACCACATAGGTGGAATATCTGACGCTGAAAGTGGAGAAAAATCCTTTTTCAGCGGCCTTAATGATAAGATGGTAACATTCTCTACTAACGACGCCATCTGCAACCAAGAATCGATGTCAACGAATCGCCATTACTCCATAACACCACTTCCGCTCTCGGAATCCCCTAAGGGGGCCTGCATTGATTGTATCCCTGGTAACACGTTGGCCAGTGAAAAATCCCCGTTGCTAAGCGCCGACGATGATGCTGATACGCTGTCGTTAGGGGACACAAACCTGGAATCCGGGAAAGAATTCAGTTTCTCCAGTAGTCTTCGCGAATTCCCTTTCATGTTGAAACGTCGCCAAAAAGCGAAGCATGCACACAACGAAAGTGACGTGTCAGAAATGTCTTGGATGGCACAGAGCAGTGGCCAAGAAAGCATTCAGAGCACGCCAGACAACTGTCTCTTTCCTAGTGTGTCTGAGTCACCTAACCTATTGAACGCCGCAGACCGGAAGTCGGTGCTCACGCCGCAATCCTCATACGAGTCACGTGATAACGACAAGAGTTGCAACGGCTACGAGCCACTGGTAGTCACGGTGTCAGTGACGCCGTCGACgtcagcggcggcggcggcgttggCGGCAGGAATGGCGACGGGAGTCAGAGAGACCGCAGCAAAAGTGGGAGGTGGTGCTGCTGCTCTCGATAAACCGCTTCACACTGCTCCCCAcgcctcctcctccgcctcttcttccgccgctgctgctgccgccatgGCTGGCAGCGTTGCCAATACCAACGCCGCT ttgaaatggtcatgggtggaacagCTTTGA